One genomic window of Kosmotoga olearia TBF 19.5.1 includes the following:
- a CDS encoding zinc dependent phospholipase C family protein, translated as MPAIWTHLIHGDRVLRELNIGFEEDSLFLFHLGTQGPNVFFYHENEEYKTAGHRLHNHKCGKFLSYLSENLFEDFSPYVYGIICHHTLDRLTHPYIISRAGNSSKHTDLEEVIDIQMVKRFLKISIDTLNPLGILPKEVPEIIDQLYATFLYDVFRIDGISFSEAYGRMREMLTRKDRSALANIFRGFTKIFTPGSSQKQLLLNEDVLNLNKRSWYHPTTGWESRATFLELFDNAVEEAAKIILPSLKTHRPPQIPDFSFMTNLPCVDY; from the coding sequence GTGCCAGCTATATGGACCCACCTCATTCACGGTGACAGGGTTTTAAGAGAATTGAATATCGGTTTTGAAGAGGATTCCCTTTTCCTGTTCCATCTGGGAACCCAGGGACCTAATGTTTTCTTTTACCACGAGAATGAAGAATACAAAACCGCAGGTCACAGACTGCATAATCACAAGTGCGGTAAGTTTCTCTCCTACCTTTCAGAAAATTTATTTGAAGATTTTAGTCCCTATGTATACGGCATAATCTGTCATCACACACTAGATAGATTGACTCATCCATACATAATCTCACGTGCTGGAAACAGCAGCAAACATACCGATCTTGAAGAGGTAATAGACATTCAAATGGTAAAACGTTTCTTAAAAATTTCCATCGATACATTGAATCCACTGGGAATATTGCCTAAAGAGGTCCCTGAAATCATCGATCAGCTTTATGCAACATTCCTTTATGATGTTTTCAGAATAGACGGCATAAGCTTTTCTGAAGCTTACGGTAGAATGAGAGAAATGCTAACGCGAAAAGACCGCTCAGCTTTAGCGAATATCTTCAGAGGATTCACAAAGATATTTACACCTGGAAGTTCCCAAAAACAGCTGTTACTGAACGAAGACGTGTTGAACCTCAACAAGCGTTCCTGGTATCATCCAACCACCGGCTGGGAAAGCCGGGCCACTTTCCTTGAGTTATTTGATAATGCCGTTGAAGAAGCTGCTAAGATAATTCTCCCTTCTCTGAAGACTCATCGACCACCACAAATCCCCGATTTTTCATTCATGACGAATCTTCCATGCGTAGATTATTGA
- the glgD gene encoding glucose-1-phosphate adenylyltransferase subunit GlgD yields the protein MKVLGLVMANHRAETLRPLTKKRTSAALPVFGKYRAIDFTLSNMVNAGISKIGIVTQYSPRSLMDHLGSGKEWDLDRKRGGLFILQPYDTASKETLGYVGSADALFQNMTILKRGNEDYTLISDGDSIYKIDFSKMFRAHIETGADITVLTARSEFVKHQAVHQKTISDETGRVVEWKMEDENIENEKFSVPLGVYFMNKFLLRELLYANVPEGKVDFVKDIIASNVDSLRVVEYRFEGYWRNLKCGLDCYYKTNLDILSEEVRQELFYQHGKIYTKLKDLPPPKITGTARVSNSMISDGSIISGRIHNSVLFRNVKVLAGAIVKNSVVLEGCLIEEGAYVENAVLDKNTVIRSGRRFIGSPEKPAIAEKFAVL from the coding sequence GTGAAAGTCCTTGGATTGGTTATGGCAAATCACCGCGCAGAAACCCTCAGACCCTTAACAAAGAAGCGTACGAGTGCAGCTTTACCGGTTTTCGGAAAATACAGAGCCATCGACTTTACGTTGAGCAATATGGTTAATGCCGGTATATCAAAGATTGGAATAGTTACTCAATACAGTCCCCGGAGCCTTATGGATCATCTCGGCTCAGGAAAGGAATGGGATCTCGACAGAAAAAGAGGAGGTCTTTTTATACTCCAGCCTTACGATACAGCATCCAAAGAAACTCTTGGATATGTAGGAAGTGCTGATGCCCTTTTTCAGAACATGACCATATTGAAAAGAGGAAATGAAGACTACACTCTTATCAGTGATGGTGACAGTATATACAAGATCGATTTCAGCAAAATGTTCAGAGCACATATCGAAACTGGAGCTGATATAACAGTTTTAACCGCAAGATCTGAATTTGTAAAGCATCAAGCCGTTCACCAGAAAACCATTTCCGACGAAACGGGAAGAGTCGTTGAATGGAAAATGGAAGACGAAAACATTGAAAATGAAAAATTTTCCGTTCCTCTCGGCGTTTACTTCATGAACAAATTCCTTCTGAGAGAATTGCTTTATGCGAATGTTCCCGAAGGTAAGGTAGATTTCGTCAAGGATATCATCGCGTCCAATGTAGATTCACTCAGAGTAGTTGAGTATAGATTTGAAGGATACTGGAGAAACCTTAAATGTGGTTTGGATTGTTATTATAAAACCAATTTAGACATACTCTCTGAAGAAGTAAGGCAAGAACTTTTTTACCAGCACGGAAAGATCTACACCAAGCTAAAAGATTTGCCACCACCGAAGATAACCGGTACAGCACGGGTTTCAAATTCCATGATAAGCGATGGTTCCATTATATCCGGACGGATCCATAACTCCGTTCTCTTCAGAAACGTTAAGGTACTTGCGGGAGCTATTGTGAAAAATTCGGTAGTACTTGAAGGCTGTCTCATAGAAGAAGGTGCTTACGTTGAAAATGCGGTGTTAGATAAGAATACAGTGATACGGTCTGGAAGAAGATTTATTGGGTCTCCTGAGAAACCAGCTATTGCAGAAAAGTTCGCGGTTTTATGA
- a CDS encoding glucose-1-phosphate adenylyltransferase: MANRTVALILAGGQGTRLGLFTEEMAKPAVPFGGKYRIIDFTLSNCVNSGIYNVGVLTQYRPHTLSKHIGIGRPWDLDRKDGGVVILPPYKGREDSDWYSGTANAVFQNIDYVDDFDPELVLILSGDHIYAMDYNELIDFHYSKAADGTIACMRVPMSEASRFGIVVTDFNERIVEFQEKPKEPRSNLASLGIYVFKWKFLKKMLIEDEKDPNSFHDFGKNILPRIVEENQGSLFAFPFEGYWRDVGTIRSLWEANLELTRPLPPLNLHDPTWRFYTHTEEYPPAFVANDANIRNSLVSEGAVIHGYVENSVIFQGVYIAPNVTIKNSVIMTNTIIEENCVIDKGIIGENSIIRNGTHLGEGEEKENNMFPDIYNAGLVVVGSDVVIPSGRRVGKNVAIWNHVKESDIDGDINSGETVFPKNR; this comes from the coding sequence ATGGCAAACAGAACCGTTGCTCTCATTCTCGCCGGGGGACAAGGGACCAGATTGGGATTGTTCACAGAAGAAATGGCAAAACCCGCTGTTCCTTTCGGTGGGAAATACAGAATAATTGATTTTACTTTAAGTAACTGCGTAAATTCAGGTATATACAACGTTGGGGTTCTGACGCAGTATCGGCCTCATACACTCAGTAAACACATTGGGATTGGCAGACCATGGGATCTAGATAGAAAAGACGGTGGCGTTGTAATACTACCACCTTATAAGGGACGAGAGGATTCTGATTGGTATTCCGGAACAGCCAACGCGGTTTTTCAAAATATAGATTATGTTGACGACTTCGATCCAGAACTTGTCCTTATACTATCTGGTGATCATATCTATGCTATGGATTACAATGAACTCATAGATTTCCATTATTCGAAAGCTGCCGATGGTACGATCGCCTGTATGAGGGTTCCTATGTCCGAGGCTTCGAGATTTGGAATCGTTGTAACTGACTTCAATGAGAGAATCGTTGAATTCCAAGAAAAACCAAAAGAACCAAGATCAAATCTGGCATCCCTCGGTATCTACGTTTTTAAATGGAAATTCCTGAAAAAAATGCTTATAGAAGATGAAAAAGATCCCAACAGTTTCCATGATTTTGGTAAGAACATACTGCCAAGAATTGTTGAAGAAAATCAGGGTTCTCTGTTTGCTTTCCCTTTCGAAGGATACTGGCGAGATGTTGGAACCATAAGGTCTTTATGGGAAGCCAATCTGGAGTTGACACGTCCGCTTCCTCCTCTTAATCTCCATGATCCAACGTGGAGATTTTATACTCATACCGAGGAATATCCACCAGCTTTCGTTGCTAACGACGCAAATATTCGGAATTCATTGGTCAGTGAAGGAGCTGTTATTCACGGATATGTGGAGAACTCCGTTATTTTTCAGGGAGTTTATATTGCACCGAACGTTACAATAAAAAACTCCGTGATTATGACCAATACTATAATCGAAGAGAATTGTGTTATCGATAAGGGAATCATAGGTGAGAACAGCATCATACGAAACGGCACTCATCTCGGAGAAGGTGAAGAAAAAGAGAACAATATGTTCCCGGATATATACAACGCTGGGCTTGTTGTTGTCGGCTCCGATGTCGTTATTCCTTCTGGAAGGCGTGTTGGAAAGAACGTTGCTATATGGAATCACGTAAAAGAATCCGATATAGATGGTGACATCAACAGTGGCGAAACTGTCTTTCCAAAAAACAGATAG